Proteins from a single region of Rhodospirillales bacterium:
- a CDS encoding NAD-dependent epimerase/dehydratase family protein: protein MIRWITPFLGTGPASKIELEDNMRLLDVRDLVDKSGNNKESIQDKIKTGLEFLNQGYRVVVGCDYGISRSNAIAIGLLSAFKKISFEDALNQVVQSTGELEIKLGPLGAVRSALSKGNSEPAQSHKKEKIPNILVTGGTGFIGQNFLSKCSGDCALHAPDRSEIDLLGGAALLDIYAQKYDVSCCVHLANPRIYTSNRAMGDAVTMLRNVLEVCVDNDLHLIFPSTYEVYLGCTPPEGQKDAILIVDENTPLCPKGPYGESKYLCEHLIVHYRKKHGLKATILRSSLLYGPESSRPKFLSNFIAKALQGEEIYTHRYENAEPMLNMLHVSDFVSALHCSVKNCIDQDFNIGGDRLLKTHDIAQYVCERLGSESKVKYRLLGDNIVNIALNSKAINEQFNWKEKIVFEEGIDELLKSHNIKLEKNKGIK from the coding sequence ATGATACGCTGGATTACACCATTTTTAGGTACAGGCCCTGCCTCTAAAATTGAATTAGAGGATAATATGCGGCTCCTGGACGTGCGCGATTTGGTTGATAAATCCGGAAATAATAAAGAATCCATACAAGATAAAATCAAAACAGGCCTAGAGTTTCTGAATCAGGGGTACCGTGTCGTTGTTGGTTGTGATTATGGCATATCGCGAAGCAATGCAATTGCCATCGGTTTATTATCTGCATTCAAGAAAATATCCTTTGAAGACGCATTGAATCAAGTTGTTCAATCAACCGGTGAGCTTGAAATTAAGTTGGGACCATTAGGTGCTGTACGTTCCGCCCTATCAAAGGGAAATAGTGAACCTGCCCAGAGCCATAAAAAAGAAAAAATTCCAAACATACTGGTCACTGGTGGCACGGGTTTTATTGGACAAAATTTTTTGTCAAAGTGTTCGGGCGATTGCGCATTACACGCACCTGATAGATCTGAAATTGATTTGTTGGGTGGGGCAGCTCTTTTGGATATATATGCCCAAAAATATGATGTTTCATGTTGCGTTCACTTAGCCAACCCTCGGATTTATACATCCAATCGAGCCATGGGCGACGCAGTTACAATGCTGCGTAACGTTCTGGAAGTCTGTGTAGACAATGATTTACATCTTATTTTTCCATCAACATATGAAGTTTATTTGGGATGCACGCCACCTGAAGGCCAGAAAGATGCTATTTTGATTGTTGATGAAAATACACCGCTCTGTCCCAAAGGGCCTTACGGGGAAAGCAAATATCTGTGCGAACATTTGATTGTCCACTACCGTAAAAAACATGGGCTAAAAGCAACAATTTTGAGATCGTCTCTGCTATATGGACCCGAATCCAGTAGGCCGAAATTTCTGTCTAATTTTATTGCCAAGGCACTGCAGGGTGAAGAGATTTACACCCATAGATACGAAAACGCCGAACCTATGTTGAATATGCTGCATGTCAGCGATTTCGTGTCTGCCCTGCATTGTTCTGTAAAAAATTGTATTGATCAGGATTTCAATATAGGAGGCGACCGTCTTTTAAAAACGCATGATATTGCCCAATATGTATGCGAAAGGCTGGGTTCAGAAAGCAAGGTTAAGTATAGACTCTTGGGGGATAATATTGTAAACATCGCCCTGAACAGCAAGGCTATAAACGAACAGTTTAACTGGAAAGAAAAAATTGTCTTTGAAGAGGGCATTGACGAACTCCTGAAGAGCCACAATATCAAATTAGAAAAGAACAAGGGTATAAAATGA
- a CDS encoding ATP-grasp domain-containing protein: MKVMIAGIGGASLGTELLKALKMKGGYIIYGCDISPVAYGMYQKEFQKTYRVDNDDYITEVIKACSDCGAQWIIPGGEKPMILLGQAKARLKENGIELVSNNTNVINIFSNKEKTFQILKEKNISIPKTKAVTVFSDLNDIEFPCIVKPSTDSGGSAMVFFALDAQEAMIYAEYIQRIGIVPIVQEYIDESEGEFTIGVLSWTDGSIAGSIALKRSLEAKLSIMMRSRGGVISSGYSQGYIDDFSEFRRQAEDIAKAVGSTGPINVQGRVKNGALIPFEINPRFSASSYLRAMAGFNEVDFYLQHLKTGSKDASYQIQPGWYLRTLSENYISPEQYNEKAR; encoded by the coding sequence ATGAAAGTCATGATTGCCGGCATTGGAGGTGCTTCCTTAGGGACAGAGCTGTTGAAGGCCCTGAAAATGAAGGGGGGCTATATTATATATGGCTGTGATATTTCGCCAGTCGCTTATGGGATGTATCAAAAAGAATTTCAAAAAACATATCGTGTTGACAACGATGATTACATTACAGAGGTAATCAAGGCATGTTCAGATTGTGGTGCGCAATGGATTATCCCTGGCGGAGAAAAGCCTATGATTTTATTAGGTCAGGCCAAAGCTCGTCTAAAAGAAAACGGAATAGAACTCGTTTCGAATAATACCAATGTTATAAACATATTTTCGAACAAAGAAAAAACGTTTCAAATTTTAAAAGAAAAAAATATTTCAATCCCAAAAACAAAAGCGGTTACGGTGTTCTCTGATTTAAATGACATCGAATTTCCCTGCATCGTAAAGCCTTCAACTGATTCAGGGGGCAGTGCCATGGTTTTCTTTGCTCTGGATGCGCAAGAAGCCATGATTTACGCCGAATACATTCAACGAATAGGAATAGTTCCTATCGTGCAAGAATATATAGACGAGAGCGAGGGTGAGTTCACAATAGGCGTGCTGTCATGGACGGATGGATCAATAGCTGGATCAATAGCTCTAAAGCGCTCTCTTGAAGCAAAATTATCTATTATGATGCGTAGTCGTGGCGGGGTCATTTCATCCGGCTATTCACAAGGATATATAGATGATTTTTCAGAATTTAGACGCCAGGCCGAAGATATCGCCAAAGCAGTCGGCAGTACAGGCCCAATTAACGTACAGGGGCGCGTTAAAAACGGTGCTTTAATTCCCTTTGAAATTAATCCAAGATTTTCGGCATCGTCCTATTTGCGTGCAATGGCGGGATTTAATGAAGTCGATTTCTATCTTCAGCATTTAAAAACGGGCAGCAAAGATGCCTCTTATCAAATACAGCCAGGATGGTATCTTCGAACATTATCCGAAAATTATATTTCGCCCGAACAATATAACGAAAAAGCACGATGA
- a CDS encoding DegT/DnrJ/EryC1/StrS family aminotransferase, translating to MKNNRIAYTKPSISDLEVKYATDAARNGWGTQCYDYIYKFETALRNLTGAKYAIATSSCTGAIHMGLSALGVKSGDEVILANTNWIATAAPIVHLGANPVFIDILSDTWCIDPARIEEAITPRTKAIIATHLYGNLCEMDVLNQISKKHNLHLIEDSAEALGSYYKDQHAGTLGAFGTFSFHGTKTLTTGEGGAFITNDPELYERVLTLSNHGRKRGQARQFWAEQIGFKYKMSNIEAALGCAQIERAGELIGKKRDVFHKYENILSELIQCNVISMNPEHEGTVNGYWMPTVVFAKDAAVSREDMQEAFEQADIDARVFFWPLSMLPVFDDVDKHTTPNSFDICARAMNLPGYADMSDHDIERVCNVIKDLAQKL from the coding sequence ATGAAAAACAATCGCATAGCCTATACAAAACCCTCAATTTCCGATCTGGAAGTTAAATATGCAACCGATGCAGCGCGCAACGGCTGGGGGACGCAATGTTATGATTATATTTATAAATTTGAAACTGCCCTCAGGAATTTAACCGGCGCAAAATATGCTATTGCGACATCCAGTTGCACCGGAGCCATCCATATGGGGTTATCGGCGCTTGGTGTTAAGAGTGGCGATGAGGTAATATTAGCCAACACAAATTGGATTGCTACAGCCGCGCCAATCGTTCATTTAGGTGCAAATCCGGTATTCATCGACATCCTGTCTGATACGTGGTGCATTGATCCCGCCCGGATTGAAGAGGCGATCACCCCCCGGACAAAAGCTATTATCGCGACGCATCTCTACGGAAATCTATGTGAAATGGATGTCCTGAATCAGATTAGCAAAAAACACAATCTGCATTTGATAGAAGACAGCGCAGAAGCCTTGGGGTCTTATTACAAAGACCAGCACGCAGGAACACTTGGCGCCTTTGGAACATTTTCTTTTCATGGCACAAAAACACTCACGACCGGGGAAGGGGGGGCTTTCATCACCAATGATCCTGAACTGTATGAGCGCGTTCTGACCCTGTCAAATCATGGTCGCAAAAGAGGCCAGGCCAGACAATTTTGGGCGGAGCAAATCGGTTTTAAATACAAAATGTCTAATATCGAAGCGGCATTAGGCTGTGCTCAAATAGAAAGGGCAGGCGAATTAATTGGTAAAAAACGGGACGTTTTTCACAAATATGAAAACATCTTGTCAGAATTAATTCAATGCAACGTTATAAGTATGAATCCAGAACACGAAGGTACGGTTAACGGCTATTGGATGCCGACCGTTGTCTTTGCAAAGGACGCCGCTGTAAGCAGAGAGGACATGCAAGAAGCTTTTGAGCAAGCCGATATTGATGCGCGCGTATTCTTTTGGCCCCTGAGCATGCTTCCCGTTTTTGACGATGTTGACAAACATACAACCCCAAATAGTTTTGATATATGCGCTCGGGCCATGAACCTGCCCGGCTATGCAGATATGAGCGATCATGATATTGAGAGGGTCTGTAACGTTATCAAAGATCTTGCACAAAAGCTTTAA
- a CDS encoding class I SAM-dependent methyltransferase, translated as MKCRHCSQELDLLFLDLGYSAPSNAYLSQADLSKPEITFPLRVFACNNCWLVQTEDFADADTLFSNDYAYFSSVSKTWLEHAKLYCKSIIERLDLNSDSFVIELAANDGYLLKNFVANDIPCLGIEPTESTAKAAEAIGIPVLREFFGFDTSQTLKQDKKMADLVIGNNVYAHVPDINDFTKGIKNILKPGGTVTLEFPHLLELIKHRQFDTVYHEHFSYLSLYTVKRIFEAHALRVFDIERLPTHGGSLRIYGCHNNDLRQTQQSVDTILQEEEAHGLQSKAIYEAFQNKADTIKNALCKFLIEQKEAGKIVAAYGAAAKGNTLLNYAGIRQDLLSYICDAAPSKQGKYTPSGHIPIYSPEHIKEKKPDYVLILPWNIAEEVINQMSFISDWGGKFVTAIPELKVV; from the coding sequence ATGAAATGTAGGCATTGCTCACAAGAACTGGATTTATTATTTCTCGACTTGGGATATTCTGCACCATCCAACGCGTATCTTTCACAAGCAGACTTAAGCAAACCGGAAATCACATTCCCTCTACGCGTTTTCGCATGCAACAACTGCTGGCTTGTGCAAACGGAAGATTTTGCAGACGCAGACACGCTATTTTCGAATGACTATGCATATTTTTCTTCTGTTTCAAAGACATGGCTCGAACATGCAAAGCTTTACTGTAAATCAATAATTGAACGGCTCGATCTAAACAGTGACAGCTTTGTCATTGAACTCGCCGCAAATGACGGTTATCTCCTTAAAAACTTTGTTGCAAACGATATTCCGTGTTTAGGCATAGAGCCGACAGAAAGCACAGCCAAAGCTGCAGAAGCGATTGGCATTCCGGTGCTGCGCGAATTTTTTGGTTTTGATACAAGTCAGACCTTGAAACAAGACAAAAAAATGGCAGACCTTGTTATTGGAAATAATGTTTATGCGCATGTGCCTGACATTAATGACTTCACTAAAGGCATAAAAAACATTCTGAAGCCAGGCGGAACCGTTACACTTGAATTTCCTCATCTTCTCGAACTTATAAAACACAGGCAGTTTGACACAGTCTACCACGAGCATTTTTCATATCTTTCTCTTTATACGGTTAAGCGTATTTTTGAGGCTCACGCTTTACGCGTCTTTGATATAGAGCGCCTGCCAACACACGGCGGAAGCTTAAGGATTTATGGCTGTCATAATAATGACCTGCGCCAAACGCAGCAGAGTGTCGATACAATACTTCAGGAAGAAGAGGCGCATGGCCTGCAATCAAAAGCGATTTACGAAGCATTCCAGAATAAAGCCGATACAATCAAAAACGCACTCTGCAAATTTTTAATTGAACAAAAAGAAGCCGGTAAAATCGTCGCAGCATACGGCGCGGCGGCCAAGGGAAACACGCTGCTGAACTATGCTGGCATTCGCCAGGATCTTTTGAGCTACATATGTGACGCCGCACCTTCCAAGCAAGGCAAGTACACACCGAGCGGTCATATTCCAATTTATTCTCCTGAACATATTAAGGAAAAGAAACCGGATTATGTTCTTATTTTGCCCTGGAATATCGCAGAGGAAGTCATTAACCAGATGTCCTTTATTAGCGACTGGGGAGGGAAGTTTGTAACAGCAATCCCGGAACTGAAAGTAGTATGA
- a CDS encoding dTDP-4-dehydrorhamnose 3,5-epimerase family protein — protein MDIQTTDIEGVYYFKKNLVGDQRGHFTRLFCENELGDVLQGRQIKQINHSYTKDVGSVRGIHFQKPPHAEMKFISCLKGRVLDIAVDIRAGSATFLNYCALELSAENQKTIIIPEGFAHGFQVLEEGSELLYFHTEFYNPDFEGGLRYDDPALSIDWPLVARNISERDQRHPLINNNFNGLGV, from the coding sequence ATGGATATTCAAACCACAGATATAGAAGGCGTATATTACTTTAAAAAAAATCTCGTCGGTGATCAGCGGGGGCATTTTACGCGGTTATTCTGCGAAAATGAGTTGGGTGATGTTCTTCAGGGCCGCCAAATTAAGCAAATCAATCATTCTTATACAAAAGACGTCGGCAGTGTTCGAGGAATACACTTTCAAAAGCCTCCTCATGCTGAGATGAAATTTATTTCTTGCCTCAAAGGAAGAGTTTTAGACATAGCCGTCGATATTCGCGCCGGATCAGCAACATTCCTAAACTACTGTGCGCTGGAGTTGAGTGCTGAAAACCAAAAAACAATCATTATTCCTGAAGGGTTTGCGCACGGTTTTCAGGTTTTGGAAGAAGGCAGCGAACTGCTTTATTTCCATACAGAATTTTATAACCCTGACTTTGAAGGCGGCTTACGTTATGATGATCCAGCTTTATCTATAGACTGGCCTTTGGTCGCCAGAAACATCTCCGAGCGTGACCAAAGACACCCCCTTATCAATAATAATTTCAATGGACTTGGTGTTTAA
- the rfbG gene encoding CDP-glucose 4,6-dehydratase: MVNHNSALFGGSYQGRRVLITGHTGFKGSWLAVWLSMMGARVTCLALEPESDPSHWTLLSQKSNTLKPVQSHTVNINNLEETQAVVTQASPEIVFHLAAQSLVRRSYTFPLETWKTNVIGTAHLLESCRNLPDLKAVVLATTDKCYENTGQDKSFKEGAPLGGHDPYSASKASMEILIASYRRSFFAASCRTKNNALIASVRAGNVIGGGDWSEDRLIPDVVRSVHNQTPLKIRAPKAVRPWQHVLDCLSGYLMLGQKLLNNEETFASAWNFGPSSSSILSVEDILQQLQKSWPDVQWELDEAHHVHESAYLTLDSAKAHSTLNWHPTWKIDRAIEKTALWYKNFYKDQSLATITQIEEYIGDSRHSGMDWVAK, encoded by the coding sequence ATGGTAAATCATAATAGTGCACTCTTTGGCGGCAGCTATCAGGGGCGGCGTGTCTTAATCACGGGACATACCGGCTTTAAGGGAAGCTGGCTGGCTGTGTGGCTTTCCATGATGGGAGCACGTGTAACATGCCTGGCCTTGGAACCGGAAAGCGACCCTAGCCACTGGACGCTTTTATCTCAAAAGAGCAACACCCTTAAGCCTGTACAAAGTCATACCGTTAACATCAACAATCTTGAGGAAACGCAAGCAGTGGTTACGCAAGCCAGTCCTGAGATTGTATTTCATCTGGCTGCACAATCTTTGGTACGACGATCCTACACATTTCCTCTGGAGACATGGAAAACAAACGTTATAGGAACGGCGCACTTGCTGGAGTCTTGTCGCAACTTACCGGATTTAAAAGCTGTTGTGCTGGCAACAACGGATAAATGCTACGAAAACACAGGACAGGACAAATCTTTCAAAGAAGGCGCACCGTTAGGAGGGCACGACCCCTACAGTGCCTCGAAAGCATCAATGGAGATTTTAATTGCAAGCTACCGCCGCTCTTTCTTTGCAGCAAGTTGTAGAACAAAGAACAACGCGCTGATAGCATCCGTTCGTGCAGGCAATGTCATTGGAGGAGGGGATTGGAGCGAAGATCGCCTGATTCCTGATGTTGTACGTTCCGTACACAACCAGACACCATTAAAAATTCGCGCGCCCAAAGCAGTGCGTCCATGGCAACATGTTTTAGATTGTCTGTCAGGGTATCTGATGCTGGGGCAAAAACTGTTAAACAACGAAGAGACTTTTGCCAGTGCCTGGAATTTCGGTCCCTCCTCAAGCAGCATTCTTAGCGTTGAGGACATTTTACAGCAGCTTCAAAAATCCTGGCCGGATGTTCAGTGGGAACTTGATGAAGCACACCACGTTCATGAAAGCGCTTACCTGACCCTCGACAGCGCAAAGGCGCACAGCACCTTGAACTGGCATCCAACCTGGAAGATTGATCGCGCAATTGAAAAAACGGCTTTATGGTATAAAAATTTTTACAAAGACCAATCGTTGGCTACAATAACCCAGATTGAGGAATATATTGGAGATTCCCGGCATTCAGGTATGGATTGGGTTGCGAAATAA
- the rfbF gene encoding glucose-1-phosphate cytidylyltransferase — protein MKVVILAGGYGTRISEESDLKPKPMVQIGGRPVLWHIMKIYSHYGLNDFVICLGYKGYVIKEYFANYFMHMSDVTFDIANNEMHVHREKAEPWKVTLIDTGQDTMTGGRLLRVRDYIDDARFCFTYGDGVSNVDIPALINQHDKTGNVATLTAISPPGRFGVLEMEGGKNKITEFAEKPQQTGSWINGGFFVMEPEIFDYIKDGDATILEQKPLKDLTADGKLGAYKHKGFWQSMDTLRDKNYLNKLWNEQSAPWKIW, from the coding sequence ATGAAGGTTGTGATTTTGGCAGGCGGCTATGGAACACGGATCAGCGAGGAATCTGACCTGAAACCAAAGCCCATGGTTCAAATCGGTGGACGTCCTGTCTTATGGCACATCATGAAGATATATTCACATTACGGCCTCAATGACTTCGTCATTTGTCTTGGCTATAAAGGCTATGTCATCAAAGAATATTTCGCCAATTACTTCATGCACATGTCAGATGTTACCTTCGATATTGCCAATAATGAAATGCACGTACACCGTGAAAAAGCCGAGCCATGGAAGGTAACGCTAATTGATACAGGTCAGGATACCATGACAGGGGGGCGTTTATTGCGCGTACGCGATTATATTGATGACGCGCGTTTTTGCTTCACATACGGTGATGGTGTCTCAAATGTTGATATTCCCGCCCTGATTAATCAACATGATAAAACCGGAAACGTCGCTACATTAACAGCAATCTCTCCGCCGGGACGTTTCGGCGTTTTGGAAATGGAAGGTGGTAAAAACAAAATCACCGAATTTGCTGAAAAGCCGCAGCAAACAGGAAGCTGGATCAACGGTGGTTTTTTTGTAATGGAGCCTGAAATCTTCGATTATATCAAAGACGGTGATGCAACGATTTTAGAACAAAAGCCGTTAAAAGACTTAACCGCAGACGGCAAATTGGGGGCCTATAAACATAAAGGGTTTTGGCAATCCATGGATACATTGCGGGATAAAAATTATCTTAATAAACTATGGAATGAGCAATCTGCTCCTTGGAAAATATGGTAA
- a CDS encoding glycosyltransferase encodes MQDNNMTEKKDRLPLVTISMPVFNGASSISNALDSIVAQTYPNLEIIVSDNASDDETFDICQRYEKKDPRIVLQRQDSNVGVYANSRSIWKRARGRYILFSGCDDTWKPNFIEKLVAALENNPHAALAACRAEYYSERDEFLDAKPLENLEKPTIFQAIKRLYHLLYIGEEPKNYNRYILGLFNLDLVKKFMADYPDLPGDTAFLSAFACDYGFIFVDEPLMKKIKNDKPFRERYKDDPYSISHRKAIETPLGRIKMDIERFAYLFSSSFISTRSKVFVLPPVCIVVFWGLGMSFIWKLIGRFLAAFKR; translated from the coding sequence ATGCAAGATAACAATATGACAGAGAAAAAAGATCGGTTGCCTCTGGTGACAATTTCTATGCCTGTATTTAACGGCGCATCCTCTATAAGCAATGCTTTGGATTCTATTGTCGCGCAAACATATCCGAATCTTGAGATTATTGTTTCAGATAATGCCTCTGATGACGAAACTTTTGACATATGCCAGCGTTATGAAAAAAAAGATCCGCGAATTGTACTGCAACGTCAGGATAGTAATGTTGGCGTCTATGCCAATTCGCGATCGATCTGGAAGCGTGCTCGTGGGCGATATATTTTGTTTTCCGGCTGCGATGATACATGGAAACCAAATTTTATAGAAAAGCTTGTTGCGGCGCTTGAGAATAATCCACATGCAGCTTTGGCGGCCTGCCGCGCGGAGTATTACAGCGAACGTGACGAGTTTTTAGACGCCAAGCCATTAGAAAACCTTGAAAAACCCACCATATTTCAGGCAATAAAACGTCTTTATCATTTGTTATATATTGGCGAGGAGCCTAAAAATTATAATCGTTACATTCTAGGACTGTTTAATCTCGATTTGGTTAAAAAATTTATGGCTGATTATCCTGATTTGCCTGGAGACACGGCTTTTTTGTCTGCTTTTGCTTGTGATTACGGTTTTATTTTTGTTGATGAACCGTTGATGAAAAAAATTAAGAATGATAAGCCGTTTAGAGAACGTTACAAAGATGACCCCTATTCCATATCTCATAGGAAGGCAATTGAGACCCCTCTTGGGCGGATAAAAATGGATATAGAGCGATTTGCTTATCTTTTTTCTTCCAGCTTTATTTCTACGCGCTCTAAAGTTTTTGTTCTTCCTCCGGTTTGTATTGTCGTGTTTTGGGGGCTGGGGATGTCTTTTATCTGGAAATTGATAGGGCGGTTTCTTGCTGCATTTAAACGATAG
- a CDS encoding glycosyltransferase yields MGISSTKRPIKVLFILPTLHAGGAERVLITLMNFLNREQFEPVFVAINNEGPLRNLISKDIPFHSLDGKKVSLSFLNLYKKLKEIRPDIVVSTMAHVNFMALLIKPFFKKTKFVVREAVTPSYFSQKYLFKPFIIRMAYRVLYPYADLVISPAQMIIDEFKKDLGLACNNHALLYNPVNTANIWLQKDEKDSLSELRKSAVHFVASGRLHPQKGFDRLIQSLPQLRLEYDWKISILGEGEERNTLENLINDLGLSKHVHLLGLQDTPWPFYAYADCFLLPSRFEGLPNVVLESLACGTPVIAMRSAGGIMEIAEASSPGAVTVVDTMADFIEAMESVQPCPSETFRDSLLPRAFECPEICNKFEGLLKDLVHHS; encoded by the coding sequence TTGGGTATATCTTCAACAAAACGGCCAATAAAAGTGCTTTTTATCCTTCCTACCCTTCATGCAGGAGGGGCAGAGCGCGTTCTTATTACATTGATGAACTTTTTAAATCGTGAGCAGTTTGAGCCGGTTTTTGTGGCGATTAATAATGAAGGCCCGTTACGAAATCTTATTTCAAAAGACATTCCGTTTCATTCTCTGGATGGAAAAAAAGTTTCCCTGTCATTTCTAAATCTTTACAAAAAGTTAAAAGAAATACGGCCCGATATAGTGGTTTCAACGATGGCTCATGTCAATTTTATGGCGCTATTAATCAAACCTTTTTTTAAAAAAACAAAGTTTGTTGTCAGAGAAGCGGTCACGCCTTCTTATTTTTCCCAAAAATATTTGTTCAAACCCTTCATAATCCGTATGGCCTATCGTGTGCTTTATCCCTATGCCGACCTTGTGATCAGCCCTGCCCAAATGATTATTGATGAGTTCAAGAAAGATCTGGGGCTTGCTTGTAACAACCATGCCTTGCTCTACAATCCTGTGAATACCGCGAATATTTGGCTTCAAAAAGACGAAAAAGATTCCCTTTCTGAACTACGAAAAAGCGCTGTGCACTTTGTAGCATCCGGGCGTCTTCATCCTCAAAAAGGCTTTGACCGGTTGATTCAATCCTTGCCACAGCTTCGACTTGAATATGATTGGAAGATCAGCATTCTCGGAGAAGGAGAAGAAAGAAATACCTTGGAAAATCTTATCAACGACTTAGGTTTGTCCAAACACGTACATCTTTTAGGTTTACAAGACACCCCTTGGCCTTTTTATGCCTATGCAGATTGTTTTTTATTGCCGTCGCGCTTTGAAGGGCTGCCAAATGTTGTTTTGGAATCGCTTGCGTGTGGAACTCCCGTTATTGCTATGCGCTCGGCGGGTGGAATTATGGAAATTGCTGAAGCTTCTTCTCCTGGAGCCGTCACTGTTGTTGATACGATGGCGGATTTTATAGAGGCCATGGAAAGTGTACAGCCATGCCCTTCGGAAACATTTAGAGATTCACTATTGCCTCGTGCCTTTGAATGCCCGGAGATTTGCAATAAATTTGAGGGTCTTTTGAAAGACTTAGTACATCATTCCTAG